A genomic window from Pocillopora verrucosa isolate sample1 chromosome 7, ASM3666991v2, whole genome shotgun sequence includes:
- the LOC131794851 gene encoding glucosamine 6-phosphate N-acetyltransferase-like, whose protein sequence is MAKVNEEDNLMFDKQLLKGIDLSEGECRLHECGLSVENPGDNLILRPLRADDYDKGFLQLLGQLTKVGEVTKEKFFERFHAMQSCPGTYYLIVIEDVELVKLVACGTLVVEQKFIHDTAVRGRIEDIVVDGSCRGKKIGKLIVETLILLGKKLGCYKISLECKDPLLTFYTQFGLKHEDKQNYLCKRFFH, encoded by the exons aatgAGGAAGACAACCTTATGTTTGACAAACAACTGTTGAAAGGCATTGACCTCAGTGAAGGAGAGTGTAGATTGCATGAGTGCGGTTTATCAGTGGAAAATCCTGgtgataatttgattttgagACCTTTAAGAGCTGATGATTATGATAAAG GTTTCTTGCAACTTTTAGGTCAGCTTACTAAGGTTGGAGAAgtgacaaaagaaaagtttttcg AACGCTTCCATGCTATGCAGTCTTGTCCTGGCACATATTATCTTATTGTAATAGAGGATGTAGAACTGGTAAAACTAGTTGCATGTGGAACACTGGTTGTAGAACAGAAATTCATCCATGATACAGCTGTG AGAGGTAGAATTGAGGACATAGTTGTTGACGGCAGTtgtagagggaaaaaaattggaaaact gatTGTTGAGACACTGATTTTACTTGGCAAGAAATTAGGATGTTACAAGATCAGTCTGGAGTGTAAAGATCCCCTGTTGACTTTCTACACACAGTTTGGTCTCAAACATGAAGACAAACAGAATTATCTTTGTAAAAGATTCTTTCACTGA